One Deinococcus grandis DNA window includes the following coding sequences:
- a CDS encoding DUF11 domain-containing protein has product MKLKFALMITLAGAAAAQTASPVSLNLVMSLVKTVKVDGKTTEQFAPSPKTVLPGDVIRQVVTVRNSGGRALKNVPVTLPVPKNTRYLAPEKGLDDVRAEFSIDQGKTFAAAPLMKKVTVTENGRSVVKEVEVKPSEYTTVRWTVSELGADQTLKLGYRIQVK; this is encoded by the coding sequence ATGAAGCTCAAGTTCGCCCTGATGATCACGCTCGCCGGCGCCGCAGCGGCCCAGACAGCCAGTCCGGTCAGCCTGAACCTGGTCATGTCGCTGGTGAAGACCGTCAAGGTGGACGGCAAGACCACCGAGCAGTTCGCTCCCAGCCCCAAGACCGTCCTACCCGGCGACGTGATCCGCCAGGTCGTCACGGTCCGCAACAGCGGCGGCCGGGCCCTGAAGAACGTGCCCGTGACGCTGCCCGTCCCCAAGAACACCCGTTACCTCGCGCCGGAGAAGGGCCTGGACGACGTCCGCGCCGAATTCTCCATCGACCAGGGCAAGACCTTCGCTGCCGCTCCCCTCATGAAGAAAGTGACCGTCACGGAAAACGGCCGCAGCGTCGTGAAGGAGGTGGAGGTGAAGCCCAGCGAGTACACCACCGTCCGCTGGACCGTCAGTGAACTCGGCGCGGACCAGACCCTGAAACTCGGCTACCGCATCCAGGTCAAGTAA
- a CDS encoding isoprenyl transferase, with protein sequence MKSPAPATIILRTAQTIRNRVRGALVWGYEQRLSREVRAHGRLPQHLGLILDGNRRFARASGLQRELGHSIGADKAHEVLQWCLELGIPAATIWVLSTDNKGRDPQELAHILSLLEKEARALATDPRIHANRVRVRAIGQHDGFPAHVLAALKDLEAKTAHYDGMRLNIAVGYGGREEIVDAVKAHLQAQERAGHTLTQAAEALTPDHISAHLYAADTPDPDFIIRTSGEIRLSGFMLWQSVYSEYYFCDVYWPGFRRVDFLRALRDYQGRDRRFGR encoded by the coding sequence GTGAAGTCGCCTGCCCCCGCCACGATCATCCTCCGAACCGCCCAGACCATCCGGAACCGGGTTCGCGGGGCGCTGGTGTGGGGTTACGAGCAGCGTCTCTCCCGCGAGGTCCGCGCGCACGGCCGCCTGCCGCAGCACCTGGGCCTGATCCTCGACGGGAACCGCCGCTTCGCGCGCGCCAGCGGCCTGCAACGCGAACTGGGCCACTCCATCGGCGCGGACAAGGCCCACGAGGTGCTGCAGTGGTGCCTGGAACTCGGCATTCCCGCCGCGACCATCTGGGTGCTGTCCACCGACAACAAGGGCCGCGACCCGCAGGAACTCGCGCACATCCTCTCCCTGCTGGAGAAAGAAGCCCGCGCGCTGGCCACCGACCCACGCATCCACGCCAACCGCGTGCGCGTGCGCGCCATCGGGCAGCACGACGGTTTCCCCGCGCACGTCCTGGCGGCCCTGAAGGACCTGGAAGCGAAGACCGCCCACTACGACGGCATGCGCCTGAACATCGCCGTCGGCTACGGCGGCCGCGAGGAGATCGTGGACGCCGTCAAGGCCCACCTGCAGGCGCAGGAGCGGGCCGGGCACACCCTGACGCAGGCCGCCGAGGCCCTCACGCCCGACCACATCAGCGCGCACCTGTACGCCGCGGACACCCCGGACCCGGACTTCATCATCCGCACCAGCGGCGAGATCCGCCTGTCCGGCTTCATGCTCTGGCAGAGCGTCTATTCCGAGTACTACTTCTGCGACGTGTACTGGCCCGGCTTCCGCCGCGTGGACTTCCTGCGCGCCCTGCGCGACTACCAGGGCCGCGACCGCCGCTTCGGCCGCTGA
- the mutY gene encoding A/G-specific adenine glycosylase encodes MPALSADLPDLRAALLAWFDRQGRDLPWRQGPEGQRDPYRAWVAEVLLQQTQVARGLGYYQRFLTAFPTVQALADAPLADVLKAWEGCGYYARARNLHRAAQVIAQQGFPEAYGGWLALPGVGPYTAAALSSLTLNETRAVNDGNVRRVLARLHAEPQPTPRWVQAQADALLDPARPGAWNEAVMDLGATVCTPRRPQCGDCPLSPWCAARVSAQPTAYPAPKARPVVQEVRAVAVLIGTPQQAVLEQREGALLGGLWGLPAQPYDPARPSAQAQALRDLCARLHATPGDPLGEVTHAMTHRRVIWQVYAATGGPPPTDVRGAPLSRLDHKALSLAQARADSLFT; translated from the coding sequence GTGCCCGCTTTGAGTGCCGACCTTCCCGACCTGCGCGCCGCGCTGCTGGCGTGGTTCGACCGGCAGGGCCGCGACCTGCCCTGGCGCCAGGGCCCCGAGGGACAGCGCGACCCGTACCGAGCCTGGGTGGCCGAGGTGCTGCTGCAGCAGACGCAGGTGGCGCGCGGCCTCGGCTACTACCAGCGGTTCCTGACAGCCTTCCCCACCGTGCAGGCCCTGGCGGACGCCCCGCTGGCCGACGTCCTGAAAGCCTGGGAGGGCTGCGGCTACTACGCCCGCGCCCGCAACCTGCACCGCGCCGCACAGGTGATCGCGCAGCAGGGCTTCCCGGAGGCGTACGGCGGGTGGCTGGCCCTGCCCGGCGTGGGCCCCTACACCGCCGCTGCCCTGAGCAGCCTCACCCTGAACGAGACGCGCGCCGTGAACGACGGCAACGTCCGCCGCGTCCTGGCCCGCCTGCACGCCGAACCCCAGCCCACGCCCCGCTGGGTGCAGGCCCAGGCCGACGCCCTGCTCGACCCGGCGCGGCCCGGCGCCTGGAACGAGGCCGTCATGGACCTGGGCGCCACCGTCTGCACCCCCAGACGACCGCAGTGCGGCGACTGCCCCCTCAGCCCCTGGTGCGCCGCGCGGGTCAGCGCTCAGCCCACGGCCTATCCTGCCCCGAAGGCCCGCCCGGTCGTCCAGGAGGTCCGCGCCGTCGCCGTCCTGATCGGCACGCCGCAGCAGGCCGTCCTGGAACAGCGTGAAGGGGCGCTGCTGGGTGGGCTGTGGGGCCTCCCGGCCCAGCCCTACGACCCGGCCCGGCCGAGTGCGCAGGCGCAGGCCCTGCGGGACCTGTGCGCGCGCCTGCACGCCACGCCCGGCGACCCGCTGGGCGAGGTCACGCACGCCATGACGCACCGCCGCGTGATCTGGCAGGTGTACGCCGCAACCGGTGGGCCTCCCCCTACCGACGTGCGCGGCGCCCCCCTGTCCCGCCTGGACCACAAGGCCCTGAGCCTCGCGCAGGCGCGCGCCGACTCGCTGTTCACCTGA
- a CDS encoding ketosteroid isomerase-related protein: MESTVKLIEQYYAAFNAADSAGMLALLSGDVRHDINEGETQLGLEAFRAFLAKMDAHYREQARDLVVMSTPDGARASAEFVIHGEYLRTDPGLPEARGQRYVLPVGAFFEVRGGQIARVTNYYNLADWSRQVGA; the protein is encoded by the coding sequence ATGGAGTCCACAGTGAAGCTGATCGAGCAGTACTACGCCGCGTTCAACGCCGCCGATTCCGCGGGCATGCTGGCCCTCCTGAGCGGTGACGTGCGCCACGACATCAATGAAGGCGAGACGCAACTGGGCCTGGAGGCCTTCCGGGCGTTCCTGGCGAAGATGGACGCCCACTACCGGGAGCAGGCGCGCGACCTGGTCGTCATGAGCACCCCGGACGGCGCGCGGGCCAGCGCGGAGTTCGTGATTCACGGGGAGTACCTGCGCACCGATCCGGGCCTGCCCGAGGCGCGTGGGCAGCGGTACGTGCTGCCGGTCGGGGCGTTCTTCGAGGTGCGTGGCGGGCAGATCGCGCGGGTCACGAACTACTACAACCTCGCGGACTGGTCCCGGCAGGTGGGTGCTTGA
- a CDS encoding GNAT family N-acetyltransferase, translated as MTLRVEAVGGADLAPFIADLARLRITVFREFPYLYEGSPAYEEAYLRTYLDAPDAVVLLARDGGRVVGASSALPLTQETGEIRAPFAGSGFDERDVLYLGESVLLPEYRGRGLGHAFFDGREAHARALGLGVTAFCAVQRPEDHPLRPQPYRPLHAFWAARGYVERPDLHVALSWPDLGEARDTPKPMRFWVRRGLT; from the coding sequence TTGACCCTGAGGGTCGAGGCGGTGGGCGGCGCGGACCTGGCGCCGTTCATCGCCGATCTGGCGCGGCTGCGGATCACGGTATTCCGAGAGTTCCCGTACCTGTACGAGGGTAGCCCCGCGTACGAGGAGGCCTACCTGCGCACGTACCTGGACGCGCCGGACGCCGTGGTGCTCCTCGCGCGGGACGGCGGGCGGGTGGTGGGGGCCAGCAGCGCCCTGCCGCTGACGCAGGAAACAGGCGAGATCCGCGCGCCGTTCGCGGGGTCCGGGTTCGACGAGCGGGACGTGCTGTACCTCGGCGAGAGCGTCCTGCTGCCCGAGTACCGGGGGCGCGGGCTGGGCCACGCCTTCTTCGACGGGCGCGAGGCGCACGCCCGCGCGCTGGGCCTGGGTGTGACGGCCTTCTGCGCCGTGCAGCGCCCGGAGGATCATCCGCTGCGGCCGCAGCCGTACCGGCCCCTGCATGCCTTCTGGGCGGCGCGCGGGTACGTGGAACGCCCGGACCTGCATGTGGCGCTGTCCTGGCCTGATCTGGGCGAGGCGCGGGACACGCCCAAGCCGATGCGCTTCTGGGTGCGCCGGGGGCTTACTTGA
- a CDS encoding general stress protein, which produces MESVVALFREPQQAQGALQTLLQRGFDRDHLGFALTDVVAQEDIAQQTGVSPEAGQPAGSAAVLKGAWLGILGGLVLTVPIWLLLLIIPVTRIYAHGGVLGILFGVIGGGALGGLFGALAGSDHGDFVNLLRRMGVPAEQAEKFYGGMKGGHVMVIARDPSGQRADEALSVMRKHGAVKLEDAVGAGQLQSERH; this is translated from the coding sequence ATGGAAAGTGTCGTTGCTCTCTTCCGCGAACCCCAGCAGGCGCAGGGGGCGTTGCAGACCCTGCTGCAGCGCGGCTTTGACCGTGACCACCTCGGCTTTGCCCTGACGGACGTCGTCGCGCAGGAGGACATCGCCCAGCAGACCGGCGTCAGCCCCGAAGCCGGGCAGCCCGCCGGGTCCGCCGCCGTCCTCAAGGGCGCGTGGCTGGGCATCCTGGGCGGCCTCGTGCTGACCGTGCCCATCTGGCTGCTGCTGCTCATCATTCCCGTCACCCGAATCTACGCCCACGGCGGCGTGCTGGGCATCCTGTTCGGCGTGATCGGCGGCGGAGCCCTGGGCGGCCTGTTCGGCGCGCTGGCGGGCAGTGACCACGGCGACTTCGTGAACCTGCTGCGCCGCATGGGCGTGCCCGCCGAGCAGGCCGAGAAGTTCTACGGCGGCATGAAGGGCGGCCACGTCATGGTCATCGCGCGCGACCCCAGCGGCCAGCGCGCCGACGAGGCCCTGAGCGTCATGCGCAAGCACGGCGCCGTGAAACTGGAAGACGCCGTGGGCGCCGGGCAGCTCCAGAGCGAACGCCACTGA
- a CDS encoding polyprenyl synthetase family protein codes for MTGLLTLGLPDAAFEARLREVLRSRVEFIELIGDDLVAAGGKRVRPMIALLAAQVLGASPARADWAAVRDLGVCVELLHSASLLHDDLIDDADTRRGQQAAFRRFGNVVSVMSGDFMLARLLGLLSGMPGGAALTRMFGETASVICEGEVLQFQVAAYQEYAHEHYLTVIHGKTAALTQLAAEAPAVLLGATAAQREALATFGLEYGMAFQMQDDLLDLAADEATLGKPVGGDLREGKATYPLLHLLDGPHGDEVRDVLERRASHEGDVARVQALAAQEGAFEATRAEVRRRAWLAVDALRALPAGDARDALERLAVREIERSR; via the coding sequence ATGACTGGCCTTCTCACCCTCGGCCTGCCGGATGCGGCGTTCGAAGCGCGGCTGCGCGAGGTGCTGCGCTCGCGGGTGGAATTCATCGAGTTGATCGGCGACGATCTGGTCGCGGCGGGCGGCAAGCGGGTCCGGCCGATGATCGCGCTGCTCGCGGCGCAGGTGCTCGGCGCCAGCCCGGCCCGCGCGGACTGGGCCGCCGTGCGCGACCTGGGCGTGTGCGTGGAACTGCTGCACTCGGCGTCACTGCTACACGACGACCTGATCGACGACGCGGACACGCGCCGGGGGCAGCAGGCGGCGTTCCGGCGCTTCGGGAACGTGGTGAGCGTCATGAGTGGCGATTTCATGCTGGCGCGGCTGCTGGGGTTGCTGTCCGGCATGCCGGGCGGCGCGGCCCTGACCCGCATGTTCGGCGAGACGGCCAGCGTGATCTGCGAGGGCGAGGTACTGCAGTTCCAGGTGGCGGCGTACCAGGAGTACGCGCACGAGCATTACCTGACGGTCATTCACGGGAAGACGGCGGCGCTGACGCAGCTGGCCGCCGAGGCCCCGGCGGTGCTGCTGGGCGCGACGGCGGCGCAGCGGGAGGCGCTGGCGACCTTCGGGCTGGAGTACGGCATGGCGTTCCAGATGCAGGACGACCTGCTGGATCTCGCGGCGGACGAGGCGACGCTGGGCAAGCCGGTGGGCGGTGACCTGCGCGAGGGCAAGGCGACGTACCCGCTGCTGCACCTGCTAGACGGGCCGCACGGGGACGAGGTGCGGGACGTGCTGGAACGCCGCGCCTCGCACGAGGGGGACGTGGCGCGCGTGCAGGCGCTGGCGGCGCAGGAGGGGGCCTTCGAGGCGACCCGCGCCGAGGTGCGCCGCCGGGCATGGCTGGCGGTGGACGCCCTGCGCGCCCTGCCCGCCGGGGACGCCCGCGACGCGCTGGAACGGCTGGCGGTCCGTGAGATCGAACGCAGCCGCTGA
- a CDS encoding Glu/Leu/Phe/Val family dehydrogenase, with product MRASGLNWQGLMEQLRQALPHCEVTDQSLAYFKYPKRTVSVNLPVRMDDGSIRVFRGYRTVHSTSRGPSMGGVRLREGVNAHECEVLAAIMTLKAAVADLPLGGAKGGVDVDPSGLSPHELEGVVRRYTSELVELIGHNEDILAPDVGSDAQAMAWMLDTYNENTGTTSNGVVVGKPIPLGGSYGSKDARGRSAALVAARVLEDRGESLERAKVAVYGFGDVGRRAAQTLAAQGALVIAVSDQDGATFASAGLDLDALSAYREQHGSVAGFATDITPAEVTELDVDVLMLAYDYGTVNAGNAHAVRARYVVEATNRAVLPEAERFLTEAGVQVIPDLIASIGGVVVNYLEWVQDASNFFWTEEEIEAAIDQRVNVAVSDVMGVARTRQTDLRTAAYALALNRLHSATVMRGVYP from the coding sequence ATGCGGGCATCAGGACTCAACTGGCAGGGCCTCATGGAGCAACTCCGGCAGGCACTGCCCCACTGCGAGGTCACCGACCAGTCCCTCGCGTACTTCAAGTACCCCAAACGCACCGTCAGCGTGAACCTCCCGGTGCGCATGGACGACGGCAGCATCCGCGTGTTCCGCGGCTACCGCACCGTGCACAGCACCTCACGCGGCCCCAGCATGGGCGGCGTGCGCCTGCGTGAAGGCGTCAACGCCCACGAGTGCGAGGTGCTCGCCGCGATCATGACCCTCAAGGCCGCCGTGGCCGACCTGCCGCTGGGCGGCGCCAAGGGCGGCGTGGACGTCGATCCCAGTGGCCTCAGCCCCCACGAACTGGAGGGCGTGGTGCGCCGCTACACTAGCGAACTGGTGGAACTGATCGGCCACAACGAGGACATCCTGGCGCCCGACGTGGGCAGCGACGCGCAGGCGATGGCCTGGATGCTCGACACGTACAACGAGAACACCGGCACGACCAGCAACGGCGTCGTGGTGGGCAAGCCCATCCCGCTGGGCGGCAGCTACGGCAGCAAGGACGCCCGGGGCCGCAGCGCCGCGCTGGTCGCCGCGCGCGTGCTGGAGGACCGCGGCGAGAGCCTGGAGCGGGCCAAGGTCGCCGTGTACGGCTTCGGGGACGTGGGCCGCCGCGCCGCGCAGACCCTCGCCGCGCAGGGCGCGCTGGTCATCGCCGTGTCCGACCAGGACGGCGCGACCTTCGCCAGCGCCGGACTGGACCTGGACGCGCTGTCCGCGTACCGCGAGCAGCACGGCAGCGTGGCGGGCTTCGCGACGGACATCACGCCCGCCGAGGTCACCGAGCTGGACGTGGACGTCCTGATGCTCGCGTACGACTACGGCACCGTGAACGCCGGGAACGCCCACGCGGTGCGCGCCCGCTACGTCGTGGAGGCCACCAACCGCGCCGTGCTGCCCGAGGCCGAGCGCTTCCTGACGGAGGCCGGCGTGCAGGTCATCCCGGACCTGATCGCCAGCATCGGCGGCGTGGTCGTGAACTACCTGGAGTGGGTGCAGGACGCCAGCAACTTCTTCTGGACCGAAGAAGAGATCGAGGCTGCGATCGACCAGCGCGTGAACGTCGCCGTGAGTGACGTCATGGGGGTGGCCCGCACGCGCCAGACCGACCTGCGGACCGCCGCGTACGCCCTGGCCCTGAACCGCCTGCATAGCGCCACCGTGATGCGTGGCGTGTACCCATGA
- a CDS encoding Glu/Leu/Phe/Val family dehydrogenase has product MTATQDPTNSTGPKSGAHAIPSYLDPNNIGPYEIYLEQVERVTPYLGKLAYWAETLKRPKRILVVDVPIHLDDGTVAHFEGYRVQHNTSRGPAKGGVRYHQDVTLSEVMALSAWMTVKNAAVNLPYGGGKGGIRIDPRKYSTGELERLTRRYTTEIGLIIGPEKDIPAPDVNTNPQTMAWMMDTYSMNVGRTATGVVTGKPVSLGGSLGRGDATGRGVFVTGAEAMKKLGMPMQGARVAVQGFGNVGEAAARIFHEHGAKIVAIQDVTGTIHSDAGIDPKAALEHLRRTGKITEMPGTEEIKRDEFWGVDCDVMIPAALEKQITLANAGQIRAKLIVEGANGPTIPAADDLLAERGVTVVPDVLANAGGVTVSYFEWVQDFSSFFWTEDEINKRLDRIMSEAFGSLWDVKERHGVTLRTAVYIVACTRVLEARALRGLYP; this is encoded by the coding sequence ATGACCGCCACGCAAGATCCGACCAACAGCACTGGGCCCAAATCCGGCGCGCACGCCATTCCCAGCTACCTCGACCCGAACAACATCGGGCCGTACGAGATCTACCTCGAGCAGGTCGAGCGCGTCACGCCGTACCTCGGCAAGCTCGCCTACTGGGCCGAGACCCTCAAGCGGCCCAAGCGCATCCTGGTCGTGGACGTGCCCATCCACCTCGATGACGGCACGGTCGCGCACTTCGAGGGCTACCGCGTGCAGCACAACACGTCGCGCGGCCCCGCCAAGGGCGGCGTGCGCTACCACCAGGACGTGACGCTCAGCGAGGTCATGGCGCTGTCCGCGTGGATGACCGTGAAGAACGCCGCCGTGAACCTCCCGTACGGGGGCGGCAAGGGCGGCATCCGCATCGACCCGCGCAAGTACAGCACCGGGGAACTGGAGCGCCTGACGCGCCGCTACACGACCGAGATCGGCCTGATCATCGGGCCGGAAAAGGACATTCCCGCGCCGGACGTGAACACCAACCCGCAGACGATGGCGTGGATGATGGACACGTACTCCATGAACGTGGGCCGCACCGCGACCGGCGTCGTGACCGGCAAGCCCGTGTCGCTGGGCGGCAGCCTGGGGCGCGGCGACGCCACCGGGCGCGGCGTGTTCGTGACCGGCGCCGAGGCCATGAAGAAACTCGGGATGCCCATGCAGGGCGCGCGGGTGGCGGTGCAGGGCTTCGGGAACGTGGGCGAGGCCGCCGCGCGCATCTTCCACGAGCACGGCGCGAAGATCGTCGCCATTCAGGACGTGACCGGCACGATCCACAGCGACGCCGGGATCGACCCGAAGGCCGCGCTGGAGCACCTGCGCCGCACCGGCAAGATCACCGAGATGCCCGGCACGGAAGAAATCAAGCGCGACGAGTTCTGGGGCGTGGACTGCGACGTGATGATTCCCGCCGCGCTGGAAAAGCAGATCACCCTGGCGAACGCCGGGCAGATCAGGGCGAAACTGATCGTCGAGGGTGCCAACGGCCCCACCATTCCCGCCGCGGACGACCTGCTCGCCGAGCGGGGCGTGACGGTCGTGCCGGACGTGCTGGCGAACGCCGGTGGCGTGACGGTGTCGTACTTCGAGTGGGTGCAGGACTTCAGCTCGTTCTTCTGGACCGAAGACGAGATCAACAAACGCCTCGACCGCATCATGAGCGAGGCCTTCGGCAGCCTGTGGGACGTCAAGGAGCGCCACGGCGTGACGCTGCGCACCGCCGTGTACATCGTGGCCTGCACCCGCGTCCTCGAAGCGCGCGCCCTGCGCGGCCTGTACCCGTAA
- a CDS encoding APC family permease, whose amino-acid sequence MPSSPLRPLSQKVSRWVLQQEDHPQQEGFYEAEGEVRAHERRHPWWKVMCLTGVDYFSTLGYQPGIAALAAGAVSPFATLVLVLVTLFGALPMYRRVAEDSPHGDGSISMLERLLSYWPSKFLVLSLIGFVATGFIITITLSAADASAHLIENPFLKSALEGHQVGVTFVLLLLLGAVFLKGFKEAIGIAVVLVVAYLCLSAVVIGKGAQVILGQPELVQAWLGTLNVGFGSPLALIGAALLVFPKLALGLSGFETGVVVMPLIEGDRGDTEERPTGRIRNGKRLLTTAALLMSAFLITSSLVTTLLIPAAAFQPGGEANGRALAFLAHEYLGEWFGTAYDVSTILILWFAGASAMAGLLNIVPRYLPRYGMAPEWTRLHRPLVLIYLLIAFVVTAAFRANVDAQAAAYATGVLAMMTSAAVAVCLTAVRRRQPRVAWAFGVISAIFVYTSAVTIFSNPQGLLIALLFIVLILAVGVSSRVSRSFELRVSQVQFDDAAIEVLKTHPIRPLRFVSHHPGRASEAEYSKQELRVRQMVHLPEDEPFLFLEVEVDDASEFTDVVEVTGLRVGPYSVLKARGSSIPNTIAAVMLTLRKKGAPPQVYMRWTEESPLQLALDFVIGGRGDVPPLTREILRRAEPDRDRRPIVHVGG is encoded by the coding sequence ATGCCCTCCTCGCCGTTGAGGCCCCTGTCACAGAAAGTCTCCCGCTGGGTGCTCCAGCAGGAGGATCACCCGCAGCAGGAGGGCTTCTACGAGGCCGAGGGGGAGGTCAGGGCCCACGAGCGCAGGCACCCCTGGTGGAAGGTGATGTGCCTGACCGGGGTGGATTACTTCAGCACGCTGGGCTACCAGCCGGGCATCGCGGCGCTGGCGGCGGGGGCGGTGTCGCCCTTCGCGACGCTGGTGCTGGTGCTCGTGACGCTGTTCGGGGCGCTGCCCATGTACCGCCGGGTGGCGGAGGACAGCCCGCACGGGGACGGGTCGATCAGCATGCTCGAGCGGCTGCTGTCGTACTGGCCCAGCAAGTTCCTGGTGCTGTCGCTGATCGGGTTCGTGGCGACCGGCTTCATCATCACGATCACGCTGTCGGCGGCGGACGCCTCGGCGCACCTGATCGAGAACCCGTTCCTGAAGTCGGCGCTGGAGGGGCATCAGGTGGGCGTGACGTTCGTGCTGCTGCTGCTGCTGGGTGCGGTGTTCCTCAAGGGCTTCAAGGAGGCCATCGGGATCGCGGTGGTGCTCGTCGTGGCGTACCTGTGCCTGAGCGCTGTGGTGATCGGCAAGGGCGCGCAGGTGATCCTGGGCCAGCCGGAGCTGGTGCAGGCGTGGCTGGGCACGCTGAACGTGGGGTTCGGCTCGCCGCTGGCGCTGATCGGCGCGGCGCTGCTGGTGTTCCCGAAGCTGGCGCTGGGCCTGTCGGGCTTCGAGACGGGCGTGGTCGTCATGCCGCTGATCGAGGGGGACAGGGGTGACACCGAGGAGCGGCCCACCGGGCGCATCCGCAACGGCAAGCGGCTGCTGACCACGGCGGCCCTGCTGATGAGCGCGTTCCTGATCACGAGCAGTCTGGTGACCACCCTGCTGATCCCGGCGGCGGCGTTCCAGCCGGGCGGCGAGGCGAACGGGCGCGCGCTGGCGTTCCTGGCGCACGAGTACCTGGGCGAGTGGTTCGGCACGGCGTACGACGTGAGCACCATCCTGATCCTGTGGTTCGCGGGGGCCAGCGCCATGGCGGGCCTGCTGAACATCGTGCCGCGCTACCTGCCCCGCTACGGCATGGCGCCCGAGTGGACGCGGCTGCACCGCCCGCTGGTGCTGATCTACCTGCTGATCGCGTTCGTGGTGACGGCGGCGTTCCGCGCGAACGTGGACGCGCAGGCGGCGGCGTACGCGACCGGGGTGCTCGCCATGATGACCTCCGCGGCGGTCGCGGTGTGCCTGACAGCCGTGCGGCGCCGCCAGCCCCGGGTGGCCTGGGCGTTCGGGGTGATCAGCGCCATCTTCGTGTACACGAGCGCCGTGACGATCTTCAGCAACCCGCAGGGCCTCTTGATCGCGCTGCTGTTCATCGTGCTGATCCTCGCGGTGGGGGTCAGTTCGCGCGTGTCGCGGTCGTTCGAGCTGCGGGTCAGTCAGGTGCAGTTCGACGACGCGGCCATCGAGGTCCTGAAGACCCACCCGATCCGGCCGCTGCGGTTCGTGTCGCACCACCCGGGCCGGGCGTCGGAAGCCGAGTACAGCAAGCAGGAGCTGCGCGTGCGGCAGATGGTGCACCTCCCGGAGGACGAGCCGTTCCTGTTCCTGGAGGTGGAGGTGGACGACGCGAGCGAGTTCACGGACGTGGTGGAGGTCACGGGGCTGCGCGTGGGGCCGTACTCGGTCCTGAAGGCGCGCGGGTCGAGCATCCCGAACACGATCGCAGCCGTGATGCTGACGCTGCGCAAGAAGGGCGCGCCGCCGCAGGTGTACATGCGCTGGACCGAGGAGAGCCCCCTGCAGCTGGCGCTGGATTTCGTGATCGGGGGGCGCGGGGACGTGCCGCCGCTGACGCGCGAGATCCTGCGCCGCGCCGAGCCGGACCGGGACCGGCGGCCCATCGTGCATGTGGGTGGGTAA